The Diabrotica virgifera virgifera chromosome 10, PGI_DIABVI_V3a genome has a window encoding:
- the LOC126893449 gene encoding tigger transposable element-derived protein 4-like: MPRNYKRVTEKASWREEELQGALRAIQNGMSLRKAAIKFSIPKSTLHERLKNGTAPSGPSLGRKPVFSVEAENALAVQIKKLAKVFYGITPQEVRRCAFGFAQSNNIRVPFNQERKMAGKDWERAFISRHNITLRKPEATSINRITAFSRNEVTIFFNNLSRLMEKYAFSPNKIYNCDETGVTTVQRPPKIYAEKCQKRVGFVTSWERGKTTTAMCAVNATGTYIPPMFIFARQRMASHLQRNGPPGALYTCSKNGWITEDIFLTWLQHFQAFVKASKEDPVLLIMDNHSTHCTLQAYNFCRDNGIALLTIPPHSSHRLQPLDVSFYFPLKTAFNSECSKYLTSHPGEKITPSEIAELFNLAFSRVATPEKAIKGFKETGIFPYNPDVFTDEDFAPAETFQSTVSDALQEPTQAEKLLKTNETTPEKNSSVNETELKNVSFAEIIPLPSCSHENVVKRQNKANKQHSIVFTSTPLKEELEKKEEKKNKKTTIKSDKAKRNVFMTQEGSTLRQKSKRTKIALNYKICEEGESEIEDDDDVRVKNITEDICILCGEFGKNSELWLRCVYCGHWAHKACSNSPKDKKFICDFCL; encoded by the coding sequence ATGCCGCGGAATTATAAAAGAGTCACCGAAAAAGCTTCGTGGAGAGAGGAGGAGTTGCAAGGAGCACTCCGTGCTATACAGAATGGTATGTCGTTAAGAAAAGCtgcaataaaattttcaattccAAAATCTACGTTACACGAACGACTTAAAAATGGCACTGCCCCTTCTGGACCTTCCTTGGGCCGAAAGCCAGTTTTTTCAGTTGAAGCCGAAAATGCACTTGCTGTTCAAATTAAGAAGCTGGCAAAAGTTTTTTATGGAATAACTCCCCAGGAAGTAAGAAGATGTGCTTTTGGATTTGCACAATCAAACAACATCCGAGTCCCCTTTAATCAAGAAAGAAAAATGGCTGGTAAAGACTGGGAAAGGGCCTTCATATCTCGTCACAATATTACGTTAAGGAAACCAGAAGCAACCAGCATTAACAGAATTACAGCTTTTAGTCGCAATGAAGttaccattttttttaacaatttatcCAGACTTatggaaaaatatgcattttcacccaataaaatttataattgcgATGAAACTGGGGTCACTACTGTACAACGCCCACCAAAAATATATGCAGAAAAATGTCAGAAGCGTGTTGGATTTGTTACAAGCTGGGAAAGGGGGAAAACAACCACAGCGATGTGTGCCGTCAACGCTACAGGAACCTATATACCTCCCATGTTTATATTTGCACGCCAAAGAATGGCGTCCCATCTTCAACGAAACGGTCCCCCAGGTGCCCTTTACACATGCTCAAAAAATGGGTGGATTACAGAGGACATATTTCTTACTTGGTTACAACATTTTCAAGCATTTGTAAAAGCATCCAAAGAAGATCCAGTTCTTTTAATCATGGACAATCATAGCACTCACTGCACATTACAAGCATATAATTTTTGTAGAGATAACGGTATTGCTCTTCTGACAATCCCTCCACATTCATCACATCGCCTTCAGCCACTCGATGTGAGCTTTTACTTTCCTCTAAAGACCGCATTCAACTCTGAATGTTCCAAATATTTGACCAGCCATCCAGGGGAGAAAATCACGCCTAGTGAGATTGCTGAATTATTTAATTTAGCATTTAGTAGAGTGGCAACCCCGGAAAAGGCTATCAAGGGATTTAAAGAGACAGGTATTTTCCCCTACAACCCTGACGTATTCACAGATGAAGATTTTGCTCCTGCAGAAACCTTTCAATCCACTGTTTCTGATGCACTTCAAGAACCTACCCAAGCAGAAAAACTACTCAAAACAAATGAGACTACCCCTGAAAAAAATAGTAGTGTGAATGAGACAGAATTAAAAAATGTTTCCTTTGCCGAGATAATTCCTCTACCATCTTGTTCTCACGAAAATGTTGTAAAGAGACAAAATAAGGCAAACAAGCAACACTCTATTGTATTTACGTCAACACCGCTAAAAGAAGAGctagaaaaaaaagaagagaagaaaaataaaaagacaACAATCAAATCAGATAAGGCTAAAAGAAATGTATTTATGACACAGGAGGGGTCTACATTAAGACAAAAATCAAAGCGAACAAAAATTGCCTTAAACTATAAAatatgtgaagaaggagaaagtGAGATAGAGGATGATGACGATGTTAGGGTCAAGAACATTACCGAAGACATTTGCATTTTGTGTGGAGAATTTGGCAAGAACAGTGAACTTTGGCTAAGATGTGTGTATTGTGGTCATTGGGCACACAAGGCATGTTCTAACTCTCCaaaagacaaaaaatttatttgcgACTTTTGTTTGTAA